A single Acidobacteriota bacterium DNA region contains:
- the selB gene encoding selenocysteine-specific translation elongation factor: MPIVATAGHVDHGKSTLIIALTGIDPDRWTEEKERGLTIDLGFAWAKLDDDTEVAFVDVPGHERFIKNMLAGIGGLDVALLVVAADGGWMPQTEEHAAVLDLLEVTHGVIAVTRIDLVDHDLVELCEFEVAERTVGTTLEHWPVVPVSAITGEGIGKLKRALLDALALVSRNTGDPYLWVDRSFTIDGAGTVVTGTLAGGPITRDTALVQWPEDKPVRIRGLQTLGRDADEIAPGSRVAVNLSGIDAAQVRRGTVLAPPDTYRPTSRFLTKLRKVRTVEKLTDRGAYHLHVGSGSWPATLRIVEGLSDKEGVALVTTQTPVPLRMGDRVIIRDTGRRMVAAGGRVLDPHPAPKSRRYRKTIVGLRHALKNRTSFADALLQARGSTDLEELRRDTGGVPTAGTVVASTAFTDERLAMLGEKLSEFIATFHIEFPLRPGTPKATLATQLGVDVAVIEYLGSDLDTIHDDGPTLRLDDFIATYTRENDSAWQHARATLLANDLSVPRLSELGLDEELLHALIREHSLERIDSDLVYLPEQMITITSRLADLEGTFSVADFRDALGVSRRQAVPLLEWLDSNGWTTRTGDVRTLRQRP; this comes from the coding sequence ATGCCTATCGTCGCGACCGCCGGCCATGTAGACCACGGCAAGTCAACGCTCATCATTGCGTTGACCGGGATTGACCCGGATCGTTGGACCGAAGAGAAGGAACGGGGGCTTACGATCGATCTTGGTTTCGCCTGGGCCAAACTCGACGACGACACGGAAGTCGCCTTCGTAGATGTTCCTGGGCATGAGCGGTTCATCAAGAACATGCTCGCAGGGATCGGGGGACTCGACGTGGCTCTTCTTGTCGTCGCCGCAGATGGCGGCTGGATGCCGCAAACCGAGGAGCACGCAGCCGTACTTGACCTCCTCGAAGTTACCCATGGCGTGATCGCCGTTACCCGTATCGACCTGGTGGACCATGACCTTGTAGAACTTTGTGAGTTCGAGGTGGCCGAACGCACCGTCGGGACGACACTCGAACACTGGCCGGTGGTGCCGGTGTCTGCCATCACCGGCGAAGGCATCGGCAAACTCAAACGGGCACTACTCGATGCTCTTGCTCTCGTCAGCAGGAACACCGGGGACCCATATCTGTGGGTCGACCGATCGTTCACCATCGACGGAGCGGGGACTGTCGTCACCGGGACTCTCGCCGGCGGTCCGATCACTCGCGACACGGCTCTCGTGCAATGGCCCGAGGACAAGCCCGTCCGCATACGTGGTCTGCAGACGCTGGGGCGAGACGCTGATGAAATTGCGCCGGGTTCACGCGTGGCGGTGAACTTGTCGGGAATCGACGCAGCGCAGGTTCGTCGCGGTACCGTGCTTGCGCCGCCAGACACGTACCGACCGACATCGCGGTTTCTTACAAAGCTACGCAAGGTTCGCACCGTTGAAAAGCTGACCGATCGCGGCGCCTATCACTTGCATGTGGGGTCAGGGAGTTGGCCCGCGACGCTACGAATCGTGGAGGGTCTATCCGACAAAGAGGGTGTCGCCCTTGTCACAACGCAGACCCCTGTCCCGCTACGGATGGGAGACCGGGTGATCATCCGCGACACGGGGCGCCGGATGGTCGCGGCAGGTGGGCGGGTTCTTGACCCACATCCAGCGCCAAAGAGCCGTCGCTACCGGAAAACCATCGTCGGACTACGCCACGCTTTGAAAAACCGGACGTCGTTTGCCGATGCCCTCCTGCAGGCGCGGGGTTCGACCGACCTCGAAGAACTGCGCCGAGATACTGGTGGTGTGCCGACAGCCGGGACCGTGGTGGCGTCGACCGCTTTCACCGACGAGCGTCTTGCGATGCTTGGCGAAAAGCTGTCCGAGTTCATCGCGACATTTCACATTGAGTTCCCCCTTCGGCCGGGAACCCCGAAAGCAACCTTGGCAACACAGCTAGGTGTCGACGTCGCGGTCATTGAATATCTCGGGTCAGATCTTGACACCATCCACGACGATGGCCCGACCCTGAGGCTCGATGACTTCATAGCTACCTACACAAGAGAAAACGACTCGGCGTGGCAGCATGCCCGTGCGACTCTTCTCGCCAACGATCTAAGCGTGCCACGTCTATCAGAGCTCGGACTCGACGAAGAACTGCTTCATGCACTCATCCGCGAACACTCCTTGGAACGCATCGACAGCGACCTCGTCTATCTGCCAGAGCAGATGATCACAATCACGTCGCGGCTCGCTGATCTCGAAGGGACTTTCAGCGTCGCCGATTTCAGGGACGCCCTCGGTGTGAGCCGGAGACAGGCGGTGCCACTTCTCGAATGGCTCGACTCAAACGGTTGGACGACGAGAACCGGGGACGTACGTACCCTTAGACAGCGGCCTTAG